A genomic segment from Peribacillus sp. ACCC06369 encodes:
- a CDS encoding FtsW/RodA/SpoVE family cell cycle protein, producing MKRFGDFVNKRKSYFDSNLAMLIIILMVFSSVSLYSAQKYAQLDIDYFQQQIVWFVVSGVIVLAIFYFDFETIMKLTPFIYSFGILLLLFVLLGPDSIAPVRKGAKSWIEIPGLGSIQPSEFMKIFLILMLSYILTKHIDKFPVGDIRTDIKLLFKMGLIAALPIGLTLLQNDFGTSLVMAVITMGIILVSGINWKMIASVVSLVVSIVCSLVIIYLYDPDLLLNLLDGYQLDRINSWLDPFGHGQGIGYQLKQSILAIGSGMTEGKGFNQSNVYIPEAHTDFIFTIVAEEFGFIGASLLISLYFFIIYKIVATALSSSFFESFICVGVISFLTFHIFQNIGMVIGLIPITGIPLPLMSYGGSSVMATMMGLGLVLNVSLKKKDYMFSNK from the coding sequence ATGAAAAGATTCGGTGATTTTGTGAATAAACGTAAAAGTTACTTTGATTCAAATCTAGCTATGTTAATCATCATTCTGATGGTTTTCAGTAGCGTTAGTTTATACAGTGCCCAAAAATATGCACAGCTTGATATAGATTATTTTCAGCAGCAAATTGTCTGGTTTGTAGTAAGCGGAGTGATTGTTCTGGCCATTTTTTATTTTGATTTTGAGACGATCATGAAACTAACTCCCTTTATATATTCATTCGGCATTTTGCTGCTACTATTTGTATTGTTAGGTCCCGATAGTATAGCCCCAGTCCGGAAGGGGGCTAAATCATGGATTGAAATTCCAGGATTAGGCTCCATACAACCATCCGAGTTCATGAAAATATTTTTAATATTGATGTTGTCTTATATCCTGACTAAACATATTGACAAGTTTCCGGTAGGGGATATAAGGACAGATATTAAATTATTGTTTAAAATGGGATTGATAGCTGCTTTGCCAATCGGTCTTACGCTTCTGCAGAATGACTTTGGCACTTCATTGGTAATGGCCGTCATCACCATGGGAATCATCCTTGTATCGGGGATCAATTGGAAAATGATAGCTTCTGTAGTTTCTTTAGTGGTCAGTATTGTATGTTCTTTGGTAATCATCTATCTATATGATCCTGATCTATTATTGAACTTACTGGATGGATATCAATTGGATAGGATAAATTCTTGGCTGGATCCATTTGGCCATGGCCAGGGAATCGGTTATCAATTGAAGCAGTCCATATTAGCGATTGGTTCCGGTATGACTGAAGGGAAAGGCTTCAACCAAAGCAATGTATATATTCCTGAAGCACATACCGATTTTATATTTACCATAGTGGCTGAAGAATTTGGGTTCATAGGGGCAAGTTTGCTAATATCCCTATATTTCTTCATCATTTATAAAATCGTTGCGACTGCATTGAGTTCTTCTTTTTTCGAATCTTTTATATGTGTAGGTGTCATCTCTTTCTTGACCTTCCACATATTTCAAAATATCGGAATGGTCATCGGTCTAATTCCAATCACAGGAATTCCTCTGCCATTAATGAGCTATGGAGGGAGTTCGGTGATGGCTACGATGATGGGACTTGGTTTGGTATTGAATGTTTCATTGAAGAAAAAGGATTATATGTTTTCGAATAAGTGA
- a CDS encoding DnaA N-terminal domain-containing protein, with amino-acid sequence MDRNDKSKDILMKELQELKLSLEHELNRATQIINHLKPDKEAVPPFEDVTLQTELLDDQDIFSLVKVQLQKKISKPSYETWLKDVYLTSIENDQMTLVAPNEFARDWLEERYAKLIKSLLKGINGKDYSIQFIAK; translated from the coding sequence ATGGATAGAAATGATAAATCTAAAGATATTTTAATGAAAGAGTTACAAGAGCTTAAACTTTCACTTGAACATGAATTAAATCGTGCCACTCAAATAATAAATCATTTAAAACCAGATAAAGAAGCTGTGCCACCGTTTGAAGATGTCACATTACAAACTGAATTGTTGGACGATCAAGATATATTCTCCCTCGTTAAAGTACAATTGCAGAAAAAGATCTCTAAGCCTAGCTATGAGACATGGTTGAAAGATGTATACTTGACTTCGATTGAAAATGACCAAATGACATTGGTTGCACCTAATGAGTTCGCCCGAGATTGGCTGGAGGAAAGGTACGCAAAATTAATAAAATCCTTGCTGAAGGGTATCAATGGAAAAGATTATAGCATTCAATTTATTGCGAAATAA
- a CDS encoding aspartyl-phosphate phosphatase Spo0E family protein: MVSIEALHEKIEILRKDLITTALTYGLTSPKTLHNSQELDKLLNLLEHEKEPNVQYFKNRNEI; this comes from the coding sequence TTGGTAAGTATTGAAGCATTACATGAAAAAATCGAGATATTGAGGAAAGATTTAATAACTACCGCATTGACATATGGATTAACTTCTCCAAAAACATTACATAATAGCCAGGAACTGGATAAACTATTGAATTTACTTGAGCATGAAAAAGAACCAAATGTACAATATTTCAAAAACAGGAATGAAATTTGA
- the nikA gene encoding nickel ABC transporter substrate-binding protein, whose protein sequence is MFIKRSNLFHSFVGLLVIFTILVTGCSNTTIDQENTLDNEKQKVVTFSWPGDIGDLNPHTYFPNEFFSQAMVYESLVYYGKGGEIQPWLAESWDISKDGKEYVFHLRKDVEFSDGSVFNAAIVKKNFDTILDNRKQHEWVGLINQIKDTKIIDEYTIKLILNNAYYPTLQELTYIRPLRFVGEAAFPDSQNTFKDGLKSQIGTGPWVLSEYKKNEFAVFKRNEHYWGTKPKVDKVVVKVITDGESRVLAFEKKELDFIFGNGVISQDSFQFLKNSGQYETKLSEPTATRTLLLNSNREATKDLKVRLALQHAFNKQAVIDKIFYGMEKKADTLFPPILPYTKINIEPYEYDAEKAKMLLDEAGWKQVKGKPFREKDGKELQLELLFNSTDNIQKSIAEFTQGDFRKLGIDVKLTSQETNTFWTTAFQGKFDLLFTATWSVPFDPHSYLASMTTNSENGSPDYNAQLGLPVKKEIDQKIKKVLLTTDEEDRKILYSDILTTLHEQAIYLPISYQSNIAVYQKNISGVDFLPQEAEVPLTSIDVN, encoded by the coding sequence ATGTTTATAAAACGGTCTAATTTATTCCATTCTTTTGTTGGACTACTAGTAATTTTCACAATCTTAGTTACAGGTTGCAGCAACACAACAATAGATCAAGAAAATACATTAGATAATGAAAAGCAAAAAGTTGTTACTTTTTCATGGCCTGGGGATATAGGTGACTTAAATCCACACACATATTTTCCGAATGAGTTTTTTTCCCAGGCTATGGTATATGAATCCCTTGTTTATTACGGTAAAGGTGGAGAAATTCAGCCTTGGCTTGCGGAGAGCTGGGATATATCGAAAGATGGAAAAGAATATGTATTCCATCTAAGAAAAGATGTTGAATTTTCCGATGGTTCGGTATTTAATGCTGCAATCGTCAAGAAAAACTTTGATACCATTTTAGATAATCGCAAACAACATGAATGGGTGGGATTAATTAACCAAATCAAAGATACAAAAATAATAGATGAATATACTATTAAACTTATTTTGAACAACGCGTATTATCCAACTCTTCAAGAACTAACTTACATCAGACCTTTGAGATTTGTAGGAGAAGCTGCTTTTCCTGACAGCCAAAACACATTTAAGGACGGACTCAAGTCTCAGATTGGCACTGGACCGTGGGTATTGAGCGAGTATAAGAAAAATGAGTTTGCTGTTTTCAAAAGGAACGAACATTATTGGGGCACTAAGCCTAAAGTAGATAAGGTGGTTGTTAAAGTCATTACTGATGGAGAGTCAAGAGTGTTAGCTTTTGAGAAAAAGGAACTCGACTTTATATTTGGAAACGGGGTCATCAGCCAAGATTCATTCCAATTTTTGAAGAATTCAGGGCAATATGAAACCAAATTGTCAGAACCTACAGCTACAAGAACGCTGCTTCTTAACTCAAACAGAGAAGCGACTAAAGATCTTAAAGTTCGGTTAGCTCTCCAACATGCTTTTAATAAACAAGCTGTTATCGATAAGATCTTTTATGGTATGGAAAAAAAGGCTGATACTTTGTTTCCACCTATTTTGCCTTATACGAAAATTAATATAGAGCCATATGAGTATGATGCAGAAAAAGCAAAAATGTTATTGGATGAAGCTGGATGGAAACAAGTGAAGGGGAAACCATTTAGAGAAAAAGACGGAAAAGAATTGCAATTGGAATTACTGTTTAATAGTACAGATAACATCCAAAAGTCAATCGCAGAATTTACACAAGGTGATTTTAGAAAACTGGGAATAGATGTTAAGTTGACCAGTCAGGAAACTAATACTTTTTGGACAACGGCATTTCAAGGTAAGTTTGATTTATTATTTACAGCAACATGGTCTGTACCGTTTGATCCACATTCCTATTTAGCGTCTATGACGACTAATTCGGAAAATGGTAGTCCAGATTATAACGCTCAATTAGGGTTGCCAGTAAAAAAAGAAATAGACCAGAAAATTAAGAAAGTATTATTAACTACTGACGAGGAAGATAGAAAAATACTGTATTCAGATATATTAACGACATTGCACGAACAAGCCATTTATTTACCGATATCTTATCAGTCTAATATAGCGGTGTATCAAAAAAACATTAGTGGAGTAGATTTTTTACCTCAAGAAGCTGAGGTCCCTTTAACTTCAATTGATGTTAATTGA
- the nikB gene encoding nickel ABC transporter permease: MSWFIFKRLTSLIPILFGVSLITFILLHLIPGDPAVAYLRASHIPPTNETVAALRVELGLNKPLYVQYFGWLGKVLQLDLGMSYVSNNSVWEEIVVHFFPTVQLTFASLILIVVISLPIGMISAIYKGKFVDQFSRIAAFVSVSMPTFWFGFLLIYFLSVKLDLFPVLGRGTLAHLVLPSLTLAFTYIGTYMRLLRASMLGNLNEPFVVYARVRGLRQRLIVIRHVLKMSLLPMITGLGMSFGNMLSGAVIVETIFSWPGMGQLFVTSILNQDYPMIQGCVLFMGVIFVVCNLLVDLTYSFLDPRIRWEGEK; encoded by the coding sequence ATGAGTTGGTTTATTTTTAAACGTCTCACAAGTTTAATTCCAATATTATTCGGAGTTTCGCTCATTACTTTTATCTTGCTTCACTTAATTCCTGGAGATCCGGCAGTAGCTTACTTAAGGGCGTCACATATTCCTCCTACGAATGAGACAGTGGCTGCCCTTCGAGTTGAGCTTGGTTTAAACAAGCCTTTATATGTCCAGTATTTTGGATGGCTGGGAAAAGTGTTGCAATTGGATTTAGGGATGTCTTACGTGTCCAATAACTCCGTATGGGAAGAAATTGTGGTACATTTCTTCCCAACAGTTCAATTAACATTTGCTTCGCTTATCTTAATTGTTGTTATTAGTTTACCTATAGGCATGATTTCTGCTATTTACAAGGGGAAATTTGTTGATCAGTTTAGCAGAATAGCAGCCTTTGTAAGTGTCTCTATGCCAACCTTTTGGTTTGGGTTTCTTTTGATCTATTTTTTATCTGTAAAGTTAGATTTATTTCCTGTATTGGGAAGGGGGACCTTGGCGCATCTAGTGCTTCCTTCCTTGACATTGGCTTTTACCTATATAGGGACGTATATGCGATTGCTTCGAGCTAGTATGCTAGGAAATTTGAATGAGCCATTCGTTGTGTATGCTAGAGTGAGAGGGTTACGCCAAAGACTAATCGTTATCAGACATGTCTTAAAAATGTCCTTATTACCTATGATAACTGGACTTGGAATGAGCTTCGGGAACATGCTAAGCGGAGCGGTTATTGTTGAAACAATTTTTTCTTGGCCCGGCATGGGACAGTTATTTGTCACATCTATTTTAAATCAAGATTATCCAATGATTCAGGGGTGTGTATTGTTTATGGGTGTGATCTTTGTGGTCTGCAATCTTCTTGTGGATCTTACTTATTCTTTCCTGGATCCCCGTATACGCTGGGAAGGAGAGAAATAA
- the nikC gene encoding nickel transporter permease — MVQNMKRMLMTHMLMMISIMIISFLTVLALFAPFLAPNDPNLIDIVQKLQGPSSQFPLGTDHLGRCILSRLIYGTRTSLGTAFLVMGLMMIISIPLGIYAGFIGGKVDYLFMRMCDILMAFPSFLLSLALIGILGPSLGNLILAMVLVQWVFYARVIRGMVLSVKEQNFVLAAKICGTPMRVIVIKHILPAIISQVVVLIFMDIGGVILAISGLSFLGLGIQPPEAEWGMMINDSKPFFRETPSLMLYPGLMIFIVVFAFNLFGEALRDALDLKKE; from the coding sequence ATGGTGCAAAACATGAAAAGAATGCTGATGACACATATGCTCATGATGATCAGTATCATGATTATTTCCTTTCTGACAGTATTGGCTCTTTTTGCTCCTTTTTTGGCTCCTAATGATCCGAACTTGATTGATATCGTTCAGAAGCTGCAAGGGCCCTCCTCTCAGTTTCCATTGGGGACTGATCATTTAGGGAGATGTATATTGTCCCGATTAATCTATGGAACACGAACCTCGTTGGGAACAGCTTTCCTTGTCATGGGATTAATGATGATTATTAGTATCCCACTTGGTATTTATGCAGGCTTTATAGGGGGTAAAGTTGATTATCTCTTCATGAGAATGTGTGACATTCTCATGGCATTTCCAAGCTTTCTGCTGTCCTTAGCTTTAATCGGAATTTTAGGACCAAGTCTTGGCAATCTGATCTTGGCGATGGTGCTTGTCCAATGGGTTTTTTATGCACGCGTCATCCGAGGAATGGTTCTTAGTGTAAAGGAGCAAAACTTTGTCTTAGCAGCCAAAATATGCGGGACACCAATGAGAGTAATTGTCATCAAACATATTTTACCTGCCATCATTTCTCAAGTTGTTGTATTAATCTTTATGGACATCGGAGGAGTTATTTTAGCAATTTCTGGACTCTCTTTTCTTGGTCTTGGCATACAGCCGCCAGAGGCAGAGTGGGGAATGATGATCAATGATAGTAAGCCATTTTTTAGAGAAACCCCTTCATTGATGCTTTACCCTGGGTTGATGATCTTCATCGTTGTGTTTGCTTTTAACTTGTTTGGCGAAGCTTTGAGGGATGCTCTAGACCTAAAAAAGGAATAG
- a CDS encoding alkaline phosphatase: MNNERAMDDLIKNWSELGKNMDRRNFIQGASKLAGLSLGLALAQSMGGIEVNAAPKFSDYPFTLGVASGDPLSDSVVLWTRLAPDPLNGGGMPQEAISVKWEVAKDENFRKIVQQGKEIARPELGHSVHVEVSGLKPDKVYFYRFKSGGEVSQTGKTKTLPPVGSSVSSLSFAFVSCQQFEHGYYTAYKHLAKEDLDIVFHLGDYIYEYGPNEYVASTGNVRVHSGPEIITLEDYRNRYAQYRSDTHLKAAHAAFPWVVTWDDHEVENNYANVIPEKGQSVEAFIKRRAAAYQAYYEHMPLRKSSLPKGADMRLYRNFTYGDLASFFVLDSRQYRDDQANGDGSTPQTPESLDPKRTLLGPEQEQWLTDNLSKSKTKWNVLPQQIFFSQRNYGTPTAPKFSMDSWDGYPAARDRLIDVIKRNNLENLVVLTGDVHASWAANLKADFDDPNSKLFGVEFVGTSITSGGNGADKRADTDKILSQNPHIKFFNDYRGYVRCKVTPEQWKADYRVVPFVTEPGADISTRASFVFDKDQTGLRKVASAAVTEGVQKTNEVEDDRTRAHNRAHEKQRLNKQGKVTH; encoded by the coding sequence ATGAATAATGAAAGAGCAATGGATGATTTAATTAAGAATTGGAGCGAATTAGGTAAGAACATGGACCGCCGGAACTTTATCCAGGGAGCAAGTAAGCTTGCCGGACTTTCATTAGGTCTTGCCCTTGCCCAATCAATGGGCGGTATTGAAGTGAATGCTGCCCCGAAATTCAGTGATTATCCATTTACTCTCGGAGTAGCTTCAGGTGATCCGCTCTCGGATAGTGTAGTTTTATGGACAAGGTTGGCACCTGATCCTTTGAATGGCGGAGGAATGCCACAAGAAGCCATTTCCGTTAAATGGGAAGTGGCAAAGGATGAGAATTTCAGAAAGATTGTCCAGCAAGGCAAGGAAATAGCCAGGCCGGAACTTGGCCACTCCGTTCATGTGGAAGTAAGCGGGTTAAAACCTGATAAGGTCTATTTTTACCGATTTAAAAGCGGTGGGGAAGTAAGTCAGACTGGGAAAACGAAAACACTTCCGCCAGTAGGTTCAAGTGTTTCGAGCTTGTCATTCGCGTTTGTTTCATGCCAGCAATTTGAGCATGGTTATTATACGGCCTATAAACATTTGGCAAAAGAAGATTTGGATATTGTCTTCCACCTTGGCGATTATATATATGAATATGGACCAAATGAATATGTTGCTTCTACAGGTAATGTCCGTGTACATAGTGGTCCGGAGATCATCACGCTTGAGGATTATCGAAATAGATACGCACAATACCGCTCTGATACCCATTTAAAAGCCGCACACGCAGCTTTCCCATGGGTCGTGACTTGGGATGATCATGAAGTTGAAAACAATTATGCAAATGTCATCCCGGAAAAAGGGCAATCGGTTGAAGCGTTCATCAAGAGAAGGGCAGCGGCTTATCAGGCTTATTATGAGCATATGCCCCTTCGTAAATCGTCTTTGCCTAAAGGAGCGGATATGCGGTTATACCGAAATTTCACGTATGGCGACCTGGCCTCTTTCTTTGTACTGGATTCACGTCAATACCGCGATGATCAGGCAAACGGAGATGGAAGTACACCGCAAACGCCTGAGTCACTTGATCCGAAGCGGACATTGCTAGGTCCCGAGCAGGAACAGTGGCTAACTGACAATCTATCAAAATCAAAAACGAAGTGGAATGTACTGCCGCAGCAGATTTTCTTTTCACAACGGAATTATGGAACACCTACCGCTCCCAAATTCAGCATGGATTCCTGGGATGGTTACCCGGCTGCGCGTGATCGTTTGATTGATGTAATCAAAAGAAACAACCTGGAAAATCTGGTCGTGTTGACCGGTGATGTACATGCAAGCTGGGCAGCCAATTTAAAGGCGGATTTCGATGATCCAAATTCCAAGCTTTTCGGTGTGGAGTTTGTTGGCACTTCCATCACATCTGGTGGAAATGGTGCGGATAAGCGTGCGGATACGGATAAAATACTAAGTCAGAATCCACATATAAAGTTCTTTAATGATTACCGGGGATATGTCCGATGCAAAGTAACACCAGAACAATGGAAGGCGGACTACCGTGTAGTCCCATTCGTGACAGAACCAGGTGCGGATATATCGACAAGAGCATCCTTTGTTTTTGATAAGGATCAAACAGGGCTGAGAAAGGTTGCATCAGCAGCGGTTACGGAAGGTGTACAAAAAACGAACGAAGTCGAGGACGATCGGACACGTGCCCATAATCGCGCACATGAAAAACAAAGATTGAACAAGCAGGGGAAAGTTACTCACTAA
- a CDS encoding twin-arginine translocase TatA/TatE family subunit gives MLSNIGIPGLVIVLVIALIIFGPSKLPEIGRAFGRTLSEFKSATKGLVNDSEKEDENENKAALRAVKKEG, from the coding sequence ATGCTTTCAAATATAGGAATACCCGGTCTGGTAATCGTCCTAGTGATTGCACTGATTATTTTTGGACCGTCCAAGCTTCCGGAAATAGGCCGTGCATTTGGCCGGACATTATCCGAATTCAAAAGTGCAACCAAAGGATTGGTGAATGATTCAGAAAAAGAGGATGAAAACGAGAATAAAGCCGCGTTAAGAGCTGTTAAAAAAGAGGGATGA
- the tatC gene encoding twin-arginine translocase subunit TatC, translated as MESKDLHVIEHMEELRGRIIKTLIGFLVFFIVSFIFVQDIYELLIKDLDGKLAVLGPSDILWVYMIIAAICAIAATIPLAAYQLWRFVAPALKPEERKVTFRFIPGLFILFITGISFGYFVLFPIVLGFLTSLSAGQFEMMFTAEKYFRFMINLILPFGVLFEMPLVVMFLTRLGIINPTVLKKSRKISYFVLVIISILITPPDIISDILVIVPLLVLYEVSVQLSNMVYRKRLMKDESALPVT; from the coding sequence GTGGAGAGTAAGGATTTACATGTTATAGAGCATATGGAGGAACTACGAGGAAGAATCATTAAAACACTGATAGGCTTTCTTGTTTTCTTCATAGTGAGTTTCATATTTGTACAGGATATTTATGAACTACTCATTAAGGATTTAGATGGGAAGCTTGCTGTGCTTGGTCCAAGTGACATTCTGTGGGTATATATGATAATTGCCGCGATTTGCGCAATAGCCGCAACAATTCCGCTAGCTGCCTATCAGTTATGGCGCTTTGTGGCTCCTGCGTTGAAACCTGAAGAGAGAAAAGTTACATTTCGGTTCATTCCGGGGCTGTTCATTCTATTCATAACAGGTATCTCATTTGGATATTTTGTGTTGTTCCCGATAGTGCTGGGTTTCCTCACTTCCCTATCCGCTGGGCAGTTCGAGATGATGTTCACAGCGGAAAAGTATTTTCGGTTCATGATTAATTTGATCTTACCATTCGGGGTTTTATTCGAAATGCCGCTTGTGGTCATGTTCCTGACCAGATTAGGAATCATCAATCCAACAGTGTTGAAAAAGTCTCGTAAGATTTCTTATTTCGTCTTGGTCATCATCTCAATCTTGATTACGCCTCCTGATATAATTTCGGACATTTTGGTTATCGTCCCATTGCTTGTGCTTTATGAAGTGAGTGTACAGCTGTCCAATATGGTTTATCGAAAAAGGCTGATGAAAGATGAGTCAGCATTACCTGTAACATGA
- a CDS encoding UTRA domain-containing protein, translating to MDLGQKLTKFDLSTTVLYDALEGDLNINFCEAEQIITCGFPTKEDAEHLGIT from the coding sequence TTGGACTTAGGACAAAAATTGACGAAATTCGATTTAAGCACCACAGTATTATATGACGCGCTCGAAGGTGATCTGAACATTAACTTTTGTGAAGCGGAACAAATTATAACATGCGGCTTTCCAACAAAAGAAGATGCTGAACATTTAGGTATAACATAA
- a CDS encoding divergent PAP2 family protein has translation MEKMNRGILTALSAIGIAQGLKILTHNRLTGKWDLKQALTTGGMPSSHSAGVAALASYVAANKGWLHTETSLATVFGVIVMYDAQGIRRHTGEIAKLVNDLEDNLAKFSGEFPSFEYVEREKELNELLGHQPVEVGAGALLGVLLGLISAKLEDGKPTNSAE, from the coding sequence ATGGAAAAGATGAATCGGGGAATTTTAACGGCGCTATCGGCAATTGGCATTGCTCAAGGATTGAAAATTTTAACGCATAATAGGCTTACGGGAAAGTGGGACTTGAAGCAGGCTTTAACAACAGGCGGCATGCCTAGTTCGCACTCTGCGGGTGTGGCAGCACTGGCATCCTATGTGGCAGCCAATAAAGGATGGTTGCATACGGAGACATCACTTGCGACAGTGTTTGGCGTAATTGTGATGTATGATGCTCAAGGGATTCGGCGCCATACAGGCGAAATTGCAAAGCTTGTGAATGATCTTGAAGATAATCTGGCGAAATTTTCTGGTGAGTTTCCAAGTTTTGAGTATGTGGAGCGTGAGAAAGAACTGAATGAACTGCTCGGCCATCAGCCTGTGGAAGTAGGAGCAGGTGCGCTGCTTGGAGTTCTACTTGGCCTTATTTCGGCTAAATTGGAGGATGGTAAGCCCACTAATTCGGCTGAATAA
- a CDS encoding erythromycin esterase family protein, which yields MHHNLVQSIIEHSVPLTNDGDWGKLVQQVENSKFVLLGEASHGTSEFYTARVEITKKLIKEKGFTFVAVEGDWPACQAINRYVKGYDLVTKTAKDVLKSFDRWPTWMWANEEMIDLIEWMKEYNESGQKQTKVGFYGIDIYSLWESMDEVIHYLKQIDSPDLEAARQAFTCFEPFNRNNEEYAVSAGIFSEGCIEEVAKLLTTIQRKKEKYPHHEELNLNLQVNALVAYNAENYYRTMVVHDDRSWNIRDMHMVDALNEIMDFYGSEGKAIVWEHNTHVGDASATDMKDSGMINVGQVIREQNPTEDVFITGFGTYRGTVIAADEWGMDFEIKTVPPAMNGSWEEAMHLSGANDKLLIFTDENRQLFQDSIGHRAIGVVYRPEYEQYGNYVPSVMSNRYDAFVYIDETQALHPLVHEKAPVM from the coding sequence GTGCATCATAATCTGGTTCAATCAATAATCGAACATTCAGTACCGCTTACAAATGATGGTGATTGGGGTAAGCTCGTTCAACAAGTTGAAAATTCAAAATTTGTTTTGCTGGGAGAGGCATCACATGGAACATCCGAATTTTACACGGCCCGAGTTGAAATAACAAAAAAACTGATTAAAGAAAAAGGGTTCACCTTTGTAGCCGTTGAAGGCGATTGGCCCGCATGTCAGGCAATTAATAGATATGTTAAAGGCTATGACCTAGTGACGAAAACCGCAAAGGATGTGCTTAAAAGTTTTGACCGCTGGCCAACCTGGATGTGGGCAAACGAGGAAATGATCGACCTGATTGAATGGATGAAAGAATACAATGAATCTGGACAAAAACAAACGAAAGTTGGATTTTATGGGATAGATATCTATAGTCTTTGGGAATCCATGGATGAAGTCATCCATTACTTAAAACAAATAGATTCACCTGACCTCGAAGCTGCCAGACAGGCGTTCACATGCTTTGAGCCATTCAATCGGAATAACGAAGAGTACGCAGTTTCCGCAGGCATTTTTTCTGAAGGCTGCATAGAGGAAGTAGCCAAATTACTGACAACCATTCAGAGAAAAAAAGAAAAATACCCCCATCACGAGGAATTGAATTTGAATCTTCAAGTGAATGCATTGGTAGCTTATAATGCAGAAAATTATTACAGGACTATGGTGGTTCATGACGATAGATCATGGAATATTCGAGATATGCATATGGTGGATGCACTTAATGAAATTATGGATTTTTACGGTTCAGAAGGCAAGGCGATTGTATGGGAACATAATACCCATGTCGGCGATGCCAGCGCTACTGATATGAAGGATTCCGGGATGATTAATGTCGGCCAGGTCATTCGTGAGCAAAACCCAACTGAAGATGTATTTATCACAGGTTTCGGAACCTACAGGGGAACTGTTATTGCAGCAGATGAGTGGGGCATGGATTTTGAAATAAAAACAGTACCCCCGGCAATGAATGGAAGTTGGGAGGAGGCAATGCACCTTTCGGGGGCGAATGATAAGTTGCTCATTTTCACCGATGAAAATCGTCAGCTATTCCAAGATAGTATTGGACATCGGGCGATTGGAGTTGTTTACAGACCGGAATATGAACAATATGGAAACTATGTACCTTCTGTAATGTCGAATAGATATGATGCTTTTGTTTACATTGATGAAACTCAGGCCCTTCACCCGCTTGTTCATGAAAAAGCACCCGTTATGTAA
- a CDS encoding GNAT family N-acetyltransferase, translating into MDSKRITTENDLKIAFQIRKEVFVEEQGFPLESEFDEFDTLNALSEHILVYYNEKPVGTGRLRVVDGLGKLERICILEPYRKFGLGKIIIKTLEEIANKKEISQVKLHGQTQAEGFYKKLGYHTSSDVFMEDGGPHLLMIKELVNE; encoded by the coding sequence TTGGATTCAAAGAGAATAACTACAGAAAATGATTTAAAAATAGCCTTTCAAATCAGAAAAGAAGTATTTGTCGAGGAACAAGGTTTCCCTTTAGAAAGTGAATTTGATGAATTTGATACACTTAATGCTTTATCTGAACACATATTAGTCTATTATAATGAAAAACCAGTCGGAACTGGTAGGTTAAGAGTTGTTGATGGTTTAGGTAAATTAGAGAGAATTTGCATCTTAGAGCCTTACCGTAAATTTGGTCTTGGAAAAATAATAATTAAAACATTGGAAGAAATTGCAAATAAAAAGGAAATATCCCAGGTTAAATTACATGGGCAAACACAGGCAGAGGGTTTTTATAAAAAACTTGGCTATCACACTTCATCCGATGTCTTTATGGAAGATGGCGGTCCACATCTTTTGATGATAAAAGAATTAGTTAATGAATAA